The Epinephelus lanceolatus isolate andai-2023 chromosome 8, ASM4190304v1, whole genome shotgun sequence genome includes a window with the following:
- the prickle3 gene encoding uncharacterized protein prickle3 isoform X2, with the protein MFLRGSKKRRSNRSQEEEDPDRGQPCMRCGDQCPGFRVHGWRKICVHCKCVREEHAVRSVPGQLEKMMTKLVSDFQRHSISDDDSGCASEEYAWVPPGLKPEQVYQYFSCLPEDRVPYVNSPGERYRIKQLLHQLPAHDSETQYCNSLDEEEKKELRLFSQQRKRENLGRGVVRLFPVTMTGAICQQCGRQICGGDIAVFASRAGHSSCWHPQCFQCATCSELLVDLIYFFQDGQIYCGRHHAERLKPRCQACDEIILADECTEAEGRYWHMKHFCCFECEAALGGQRYIMRESRPYCCSCYESLYAEYCDTCGEHIGIDQGQMTYEGQHWHAVESCFCCARCRLPLLGRPFLPRAGLIFCSRPCSLGEDPNNSDSCDSALQSKPPQHRRCETAGKQQQPQCGSPLQPPEGITAPITPAKDCIHTAVGNRGVHCTAPVQNGLPSPSGHPHPRGSYSPLPHIHLGNGLGPSWPSDLPHYSLLPGDSGVKPPAGGELNGNTGLTGLNSRGTSTAKDCRNWVERTNQVMQVFPPQKNSHLISPDSPPLSPNNPSILPPPLPLKSRDLMPQDSPPPQNLPQPEDRPSDSPPPLTRSGTARVSFREPISSSYSVDEDEDEDENEEGLREGEENQQEDEVEGGFGSRLHLQKGIPPQMDLLDGSSYHQRSLRRGWSRCRIPSDPILHPGAEGRSRRSRSDRPRLDTLDWRGEKDRDSRGSANTSSLTLQLGHYKHEDSCSTCSSSSDSEEEGFFLGQPIPLPPQLRKQQPEASKDREEEEEREVQRDRGLRGSIRRRRAHSLGAKDKDKNCAIS; encoded by the exons GAAGATCTGTGTACACTGCAAGTGTGTGCGAGAGGAGCATGCAGTGCGCTCGGTTCCGGGCCAGCTGGAAAAGATGATGACGAAGCTGGTATCAGACTTCCAGAGACACTCCATCTCCGACGACGACTCAGGCTGCGCCTCAGAGGAGTACGCATGGGTCCCACCTGGGCTCAAGCCTGAACAG GTCTACCAGTATTTTAGCTGCTTGCCAGAGGACAGGGTGCCTTATGTGAACAGTCCAGGGGAGAGATACCGAATCAAACAGCTGCTGCACCAGCTGCCAGCCCACGACAGTGAG acCCAGTACTGTAACTCTCTGgacgaggaggagaagaaggagctgCGTTTGTTCAGTcagcagaggaaaagagaaaacctGGGCAGAGGCGTCGTCAGACTCTTCCCAGTAACTATGACGGGAGCCATCTGCCAACAG TGTGGCAGACAGATCTGCGGTGGAGACATAGCGGTGTTTGCCAGTCGGGCAGGACACAGCAGCTGTTGGCACCCTCAGTGTTTCCAGTGTGCCACCTGCAGCGAGCTGCTCGTCGATCTGATTTActtcttccaggacggacaaaTCTACTGCGGCCGGCACCACGCTGAGAGGCTCAAGCCCCGCTGCCAGGCCTGCGATGAG ATTATTCTGGCAGATGAATGTACAGAGGCAGAAGGGAGATACTGGCACATGAAGCACTTCTGTTGTTTTGAGTGCGAGGCCGCGCTGGGCGGTCAGCGTTACATCATGAGAGAGAGTCGACCGTACTGCTGCTCCTGCTACGAGTCCCTGTATGCAGAGTACTGCGATACCTGCGGAGAACACATAG GTATTGATCAGGGCCAGATGACATATGAGGGTCAGCACTGGCACGCCGTGGAGTCGTGTTTCTGCTGCGCCCGCTGTCGACTCCCCCTGCTGGGACGTCCCTTCCTCCCTCGAGCGGGGCTCATCTTCTGCTCCAGGCCCTGCTCGCTGGGTGAGGACCCCAACAACTCCGACTCCTGTGACTCTGCGCTGCAGAGCAAACCGCCTCAGCACAGACGCTGTGAGACAGCAGGgaaacagcagcagccacagtgCGGTTCTCCGTTGCAGCCACCAGAGGGCATCACTGCTCCTATAACTCCTGCAAAAGACTGCATTCACACTGCAGTGGGAAACAGAG GAGTCCACTGCACTGCTCCAGTTCAAAACGGACTTCCTTCACCCAGTGGTCATCCTCATCCAAGAGGCTCCTACTCACCTCTCCCCCACATCCATCTAGGAAATGGCTTAGGTCCATCTTGGCCCAGCGATCTTCCACATTACAGTTTACTGCCAGGGGACTCTGGCGTCAAACCTCCTGCTGGTGGAGAGCTCAATGGAAATACTGGACTGACTGGTCTGAATTCAAGAGGAACCTCTACTGCCAAAGACTGTAGGAACTGGGTGGAAAGGACGAATCAAGTTATGCAAG tgtttcctcctcagaaAAACTCCCACCTCATTTCACCTGACTCGCCTCCCCTCTCGCCCAACAACCCCTCCATCCTACCACCTCCTCTGCCCCTCAAGTCTCGTGACCTGATGCCCCAGGACTCACCCCCACCCCAAAACCTCCCCCAGCCTGAAGACAGACCCTCTGACTCTCCGCCCCCGCTGACTCGAAGTGGCACAGCGAGGGTCAGCTTCAGAGAGCCAATCAGCAGCAGCTACTCTGTCGACGAGGACGAGGATGAAGACGAGAATGAGGAGGGGTTGCGAGAGGGCGAGGAGAATCAGCAGGAGGACGAGGTGGAGGGAGGTTTCGGAAGCAGGTTACATCTGCAGAAAGGCATCCCTCCACAGATGGATCTGCTGG ATGGATCCTCTTACCACCAGCGTAGCCTGCGGCGAGGGTGGAGCCGTTGCCGTATCCCCTCCGACCCCATTCTCCACCCGGGAGCAGAGGGGCGCTCCCGACGCTCGCGGTCCGACCGTCCTCGGCTGGACACCCTGGACTGGAGAGGCGAGAAAGACAGGGACAGCCGGGGCTCCGCCAACACCTCCTCACTGACCCTCCAGCTGGGCCACTACAAACACGAAGACTCCTGCTCCACGTGCTCTTCATCCTCAGACTCAGAAGAAGAGGGCTTCTTCCTGGGACAGCCTATTCCTCTTCCTCCGCAGCTCAGGAAGCAGCAACCTGAGGCGagcaaagacagagaggaggaggaggagagggaggtgcAGAGAGACAGGGGACTGAGGGGCAGCATACGGCGGAGGAGAGCTCACAGCCTTGGTGCAAAGGACAAAGATAAAAACTGTGCTATCTCCTAA
- the prickle3 gene encoding uncharacterized protein prickle3 isoform X3 → MMTKLVSDFQRHSISDDDSGCASEEYAWVPPGLKPEQVYQYFSCLPEDRVPYVNSPGERYRIKQLLHQLPAHDSETQYCNSLDEEEKKELRLFSQQRKRENLGRGVVRLFPVTMTGAICQQCGRQICGGDIAVFASRAGHSSCWHPQCFQCATCSELLVDLIYFFQDGQIYCGRHHAERLKPRCQACDEIILADECTEAEGRYWHMKHFCCFECEAALGGQRYIMRESRPYCCSCYESLYAEYCDTCGEHIGIDQGQMTYEGQHWHAVESCFCCARCRLPLLGRPFLPRAGLIFCSRPCSLGEDPNNSDSCDSALQSKPPQHRRCETAGKQQQPQCGSPLQPPEGITAPITPAKDCIHTAVGNRGVHCTAPVQNGLPSPSGHPHPRGSYSPLPHIHLGNGLGPSWPSDLPHYSLLPGDSGVKPPAGGELNGNTGLTGLNSRGTSTAKDCRNWVERTNQVMQVFPPQKNSHLISPDSPPLSPNNPSILPPPLPLKSRDLMPQDSPPPQNLPQPEDRPSDSPPPLTRSGTARVSFREPISSSYSVDEDEDEDENEEGLREGEENQQEDEVEGGFGSRLHLQKGIPPQMDLLDGSSYHQRSLRRGWSRCRIPSDPILHPGAEGRSRRSRSDRPRLDTLDWRGEKDRDSRGSANTSSLTLQLGHYKHEDSCSTCSSSSDSEEEGFFLGQPIPLPPQLRKQQPEASKDREEEEEREVQRDRGLRGSIRRRRAHSLGAKDKDKNCAIS, encoded by the exons ATGATGACGAAGCTGGTATCAGACTTCCAGAGACACTCCATCTCCGACGACGACTCAGGCTGCGCCTCAGAGGAGTACGCATGGGTCCCACCTGGGCTCAAGCCTGAACAG GTCTACCAGTATTTTAGCTGCTTGCCAGAGGACAGGGTGCCTTATGTGAACAGTCCAGGGGAGAGATACCGAATCAAACAGCTGCTGCACCAGCTGCCAGCCCACGACAGTGAG acCCAGTACTGTAACTCTCTGgacgaggaggagaagaaggagctgCGTTTGTTCAGTcagcagaggaaaagagaaaacctGGGCAGAGGCGTCGTCAGACTCTTCCCAGTAACTATGACGGGAGCCATCTGCCAACAG TGTGGCAGACAGATCTGCGGTGGAGACATAGCGGTGTTTGCCAGTCGGGCAGGACACAGCAGCTGTTGGCACCCTCAGTGTTTCCAGTGTGCCACCTGCAGCGAGCTGCTCGTCGATCTGATTTActtcttccaggacggacaaaTCTACTGCGGCCGGCACCACGCTGAGAGGCTCAAGCCCCGCTGCCAGGCCTGCGATGAG ATTATTCTGGCAGATGAATGTACAGAGGCAGAAGGGAGATACTGGCACATGAAGCACTTCTGTTGTTTTGAGTGCGAGGCCGCGCTGGGCGGTCAGCGTTACATCATGAGAGAGAGTCGACCGTACTGCTGCTCCTGCTACGAGTCCCTGTATGCAGAGTACTGCGATACCTGCGGAGAACACATAG GTATTGATCAGGGCCAGATGACATATGAGGGTCAGCACTGGCACGCCGTGGAGTCGTGTTTCTGCTGCGCCCGCTGTCGACTCCCCCTGCTGGGACGTCCCTTCCTCCCTCGAGCGGGGCTCATCTTCTGCTCCAGGCCCTGCTCGCTGGGTGAGGACCCCAACAACTCCGACTCCTGTGACTCTGCGCTGCAGAGCAAACCGCCTCAGCACAGACGCTGTGAGACAGCAGGgaaacagcagcagccacagtgCGGTTCTCCGTTGCAGCCACCAGAGGGCATCACTGCTCCTATAACTCCTGCAAAAGACTGCATTCACACTGCAGTGGGAAACAGAG GAGTCCACTGCACTGCTCCAGTTCAAAACGGACTTCCTTCACCCAGTGGTCATCCTCATCCAAGAGGCTCCTACTCACCTCTCCCCCACATCCATCTAGGAAATGGCTTAGGTCCATCTTGGCCCAGCGATCTTCCACATTACAGTTTACTGCCAGGGGACTCTGGCGTCAAACCTCCTGCTGGTGGAGAGCTCAATGGAAATACTGGACTGACTGGTCTGAATTCAAGAGGAACCTCTACTGCCAAAGACTGTAGGAACTGGGTGGAAAGGACGAATCAAGTTATGCAAG tgtttcctcctcagaaAAACTCCCACCTCATTTCACCTGACTCGCCTCCCCTCTCGCCCAACAACCCCTCCATCCTACCACCTCCTCTGCCCCTCAAGTCTCGTGACCTGATGCCCCAGGACTCACCCCCACCCCAAAACCTCCCCCAGCCTGAAGACAGACCCTCTGACTCTCCGCCCCCGCTGACTCGAAGTGGCACAGCGAGGGTCAGCTTCAGAGAGCCAATCAGCAGCAGCTACTCTGTCGACGAGGACGAGGATGAAGACGAGAATGAGGAGGGGTTGCGAGAGGGCGAGGAGAATCAGCAGGAGGACGAGGTGGAGGGAGGTTTCGGAAGCAGGTTACATCTGCAGAAAGGCATCCCTCCACAGATGGATCTGCTGG ATGGATCCTCTTACCACCAGCGTAGCCTGCGGCGAGGGTGGAGCCGTTGCCGTATCCCCTCCGACCCCATTCTCCACCCGGGAGCAGAGGGGCGCTCCCGACGCTCGCGGTCCGACCGTCCTCGGCTGGACACCCTGGACTGGAGAGGCGAGAAAGACAGGGACAGCCGGGGCTCCGCCAACACCTCCTCACTGACCCTCCAGCTGGGCCACTACAAACACGAAGACTCCTGCTCCACGTGCTCTTCATCCTCAGACTCAGAAGAAGAGGGCTTCTTCCTGGGACAGCCTATTCCTCTTCCTCCGCAGCTCAGGAAGCAGCAACCTGAGGCGagcaaagacagagaggaggaggaggagagggaggtgcAGAGAGACAGGGGACTGAGGGGCAGCATACGGCGGAGGAGAGCTCACAGCCTTGGTGCAAAGGACAAAGATAAAAACTGTGCTATCTCCTAA
- the prickle3 gene encoding uncharacterized protein prickle3 isoform X1 produces MVKQRFVIMQHKPEIISQEEEDPDRGQPCMRCGDQCPGFRVHGWRKICVHCKCVREEHAVRSVPGQLEKMMTKLVSDFQRHSISDDDSGCASEEYAWVPPGLKPEQVYQYFSCLPEDRVPYVNSPGERYRIKQLLHQLPAHDSETQYCNSLDEEEKKELRLFSQQRKRENLGRGVVRLFPVTMTGAICQQCGRQICGGDIAVFASRAGHSSCWHPQCFQCATCSELLVDLIYFFQDGQIYCGRHHAERLKPRCQACDEIILADECTEAEGRYWHMKHFCCFECEAALGGQRYIMRESRPYCCSCYESLYAEYCDTCGEHIGIDQGQMTYEGQHWHAVESCFCCARCRLPLLGRPFLPRAGLIFCSRPCSLGEDPNNSDSCDSALQSKPPQHRRCETAGKQQQPQCGSPLQPPEGITAPITPAKDCIHTAVGNRGVHCTAPVQNGLPSPSGHPHPRGSYSPLPHIHLGNGLGPSWPSDLPHYSLLPGDSGVKPPAGGELNGNTGLTGLNSRGTSTAKDCRNWVERTNQVMQVFPPQKNSHLISPDSPPLSPNNPSILPPPLPLKSRDLMPQDSPPPQNLPQPEDRPSDSPPPLTRSGTARVSFREPISSSYSVDEDEDEDENEEGLREGEENQQEDEVEGGFGSRLHLQKGIPPQMDLLDGSSYHQRSLRRGWSRCRIPSDPILHPGAEGRSRRSRSDRPRLDTLDWRGEKDRDSRGSANTSSLTLQLGHYKHEDSCSTCSSSSDSEEEGFFLGQPIPLPPQLRKQQPEASKDREEEEEREVQRDRGLRGSIRRRRAHSLGAKDKDKNCAIS; encoded by the exons GAAGATCTGTGTACACTGCAAGTGTGTGCGAGAGGAGCATGCAGTGCGCTCGGTTCCGGGCCAGCTGGAAAAGATGATGACGAAGCTGGTATCAGACTTCCAGAGACACTCCATCTCCGACGACGACTCAGGCTGCGCCTCAGAGGAGTACGCATGGGTCCCACCTGGGCTCAAGCCTGAACAG GTCTACCAGTATTTTAGCTGCTTGCCAGAGGACAGGGTGCCTTATGTGAACAGTCCAGGGGAGAGATACCGAATCAAACAGCTGCTGCACCAGCTGCCAGCCCACGACAGTGAG acCCAGTACTGTAACTCTCTGgacgaggaggagaagaaggagctgCGTTTGTTCAGTcagcagaggaaaagagaaaacctGGGCAGAGGCGTCGTCAGACTCTTCCCAGTAACTATGACGGGAGCCATCTGCCAACAG TGTGGCAGACAGATCTGCGGTGGAGACATAGCGGTGTTTGCCAGTCGGGCAGGACACAGCAGCTGTTGGCACCCTCAGTGTTTCCAGTGTGCCACCTGCAGCGAGCTGCTCGTCGATCTGATTTActtcttccaggacggacaaaTCTACTGCGGCCGGCACCACGCTGAGAGGCTCAAGCCCCGCTGCCAGGCCTGCGATGAG ATTATTCTGGCAGATGAATGTACAGAGGCAGAAGGGAGATACTGGCACATGAAGCACTTCTGTTGTTTTGAGTGCGAGGCCGCGCTGGGCGGTCAGCGTTACATCATGAGAGAGAGTCGACCGTACTGCTGCTCCTGCTACGAGTCCCTGTATGCAGAGTACTGCGATACCTGCGGAGAACACATAG GTATTGATCAGGGCCAGATGACATATGAGGGTCAGCACTGGCACGCCGTGGAGTCGTGTTTCTGCTGCGCCCGCTGTCGACTCCCCCTGCTGGGACGTCCCTTCCTCCCTCGAGCGGGGCTCATCTTCTGCTCCAGGCCCTGCTCGCTGGGTGAGGACCCCAACAACTCCGACTCCTGTGACTCTGCGCTGCAGAGCAAACCGCCTCAGCACAGACGCTGTGAGACAGCAGGgaaacagcagcagccacagtgCGGTTCTCCGTTGCAGCCACCAGAGGGCATCACTGCTCCTATAACTCCTGCAAAAGACTGCATTCACACTGCAGTGGGAAACAGAG GAGTCCACTGCACTGCTCCAGTTCAAAACGGACTTCCTTCACCCAGTGGTCATCCTCATCCAAGAGGCTCCTACTCACCTCTCCCCCACATCCATCTAGGAAATGGCTTAGGTCCATCTTGGCCCAGCGATCTTCCACATTACAGTTTACTGCCAGGGGACTCTGGCGTCAAACCTCCTGCTGGTGGAGAGCTCAATGGAAATACTGGACTGACTGGTCTGAATTCAAGAGGAACCTCTACTGCCAAAGACTGTAGGAACTGGGTGGAAAGGACGAATCAAGTTATGCAAG tgtttcctcctcagaaAAACTCCCACCTCATTTCACCTGACTCGCCTCCCCTCTCGCCCAACAACCCCTCCATCCTACCACCTCCTCTGCCCCTCAAGTCTCGTGACCTGATGCCCCAGGACTCACCCCCACCCCAAAACCTCCCCCAGCCTGAAGACAGACCCTCTGACTCTCCGCCCCCGCTGACTCGAAGTGGCACAGCGAGGGTCAGCTTCAGAGAGCCAATCAGCAGCAGCTACTCTGTCGACGAGGACGAGGATGAAGACGAGAATGAGGAGGGGTTGCGAGAGGGCGAGGAGAATCAGCAGGAGGACGAGGTGGAGGGAGGTTTCGGAAGCAGGTTACATCTGCAGAAAGGCATCCCTCCACAGATGGATCTGCTGG ATGGATCCTCTTACCACCAGCGTAGCCTGCGGCGAGGGTGGAGCCGTTGCCGTATCCCCTCCGACCCCATTCTCCACCCGGGAGCAGAGGGGCGCTCCCGACGCTCGCGGTCCGACCGTCCTCGGCTGGACACCCTGGACTGGAGAGGCGAGAAAGACAGGGACAGCCGGGGCTCCGCCAACACCTCCTCACTGACCCTCCAGCTGGGCCACTACAAACACGAAGACTCCTGCTCCACGTGCTCTTCATCCTCAGACTCAGAAGAAGAGGGCTTCTTCCTGGGACAGCCTATTCCTCTTCCTCCGCAGCTCAGGAAGCAGCAACCTGAGGCGagcaaagacagagaggaggaggaggagagggaggtgcAGAGAGACAGGGGACTGAGGGGCAGCATACGGCGGAGGAGAGCTCACAGCCTTGGTGCAAAGGACAAAGATAAAAACTGTGCTATCTCCTAA